The Nocardioides zeae genome includes the window GCGTCGGGTCCGAGGTCGGCGAGGCCCGCGAGGACGGTGTCGAGCCGGTGGCCCTCGACGACCACGACCGAGGCGTCGACGGACGCGACGGAGCGGGCGAGCTGGGCGCTCGTCGACTCGGGGTTCACCGGCACGGACACGAGACCCGCCTCGGCGATGGCCAGCCAGAGGCAGACCTGGTCCACGTGGTTGTCCAGCACGGTTACGACGCGCGCCCCGTCACCGTCGACCAAGGTCCCCAGCCCACCCGCCAGCTCCCGGACCTCGCGGTGCAGCTCGTCGTAGGTCAGCGAACGGCTCCCGTCGCGGACGGCGACCCGGGGGCCGTGCTCCGCGACGGCTGCCGCGAGCACCCGCGGGACGGTGCGCTCGCGAAGGCCGACGTCGAGGCCGGCCGGTGCCGGCGGCGGCTGCGCGGGGCTCACAGCGACGCGAAGCGGTCGTCGAAGAGCTCACGGACCGTGAAGGACGACGGGGTGATGCCCTGCTCGTGGAAGAACCGCGACAGCGTGTCGAGCCCGTGCGCGTTGGCCCGCAGACCGTAGGGGAAGAGGTCGACGTCCGTGCTCCCGGAGGCCGGCACCAGCCCGACCTCACGGTGGAGCCGGACCGCCTCCTGGAGCGCGGCGAGGTGGGTCGTCTTGGCATCCAGGAAGCCCTTGTAGATGTTCAGCAGCAGCCACGGGTGCGCCTCGACCAGGCTGCGCCGGACGACCATGCAGTGGTTGAACGGGAGGAAGCCCCAGGTGCCGAAGGCACGCGCCTTCTCCGCGTCGTCGTCGGGGAAGAGCAGGCGCACGTTGGCCTCGTCCATCGAGCCCGTGCTGCGGTCCAGCATCGTCTTGTAGGTGATGAACAGGATCGACGCCTCGAGGCGCCCTTCCGCGAACATCCTCCGCTGGCTGTCGTCGGGGCCGATCTGGACGACCTCGACGTCCTCCGGCGGGCGGAACGACGTCGCGCCGCCGTGGCTCAGGCGCGTCGTGCGCTCCTGGAACCACGTCATGCTCGACGGGTGCAGGTCGTGGTCGTGCTGCAGCACGCCGCGCGCCCAGACGGCTCCCGTCATGGAGTAGTCGGCCACGCCGATCCGCTTGCCGCGCAGGTCGGCCGGGGTCCGCACGTCGGAGTCCGCACGCACCACGACGGCGGCGTGGAAGAACCGCCGGTCGGGGAAGACCGGCAGCGCGACCCAGGTGTCGTCGCCCTGGAGCCGCAACCGGGTCAACGAGGCCAACGACATCTCGGAGATGTCGAAGTCCTGGAAGTTCAGCTGGCGCCAGAAGGTGTCGGCCGGCGGCAGCAGGGACGTGCGCAGGCGCACGCCCTCGATCGCGTGCGGGTCGTCGACCAGCGCCTGGACGCGCGGGTTGGTGCGCAGCGCCAGGCTCAGCTCGAGCTTCGTCATCGGGGTCTCCTGTGTCGGGGTGGGGCAGAAGGGGCGGTCGGGCTACCGGGCCTGCCAGGAGGCCTCGCGCTTCTCGAGGAAGGCGCGGACTCCTTCCTCGCGGTCCGCGGAGGCGTAGGGGTTCGGCCCCACGTTGAGCCGCAG containing:
- a CDS encoding ABC transporter substrate-binding protein; the encoded protein is MTKLELSLALRTNPRVQALVDDPHAIEGVRLRTSLLPPADTFWRQLNFQDFDISEMSLASLTRLRLQGDDTWVALPVFPDRRFFHAAVVVRADSDVRTPADLRGKRIGVADYSMTGAVWARGVLQHDHDLHPSSMTWFQERTTRLSHGGATSFRPPEDVEVVQIGPDDSQRRMFAEGRLEASILFITYKTMLDRSTGSMDEANVRLLFPDDDAEKARAFGTWGFLPFNHCMVVRRSLVEAHPWLLLNIYKGFLDAKTTHLAALQEAVRLHREVGLVPASGSTDVDLFPYGLRANAHGLDTLSRFFHEQGITPSSFTVRELFDDRFASL